One Chryseobacterium sp. StRB126 genomic region harbors:
- a CDS encoding sterol desaturase family protein, giving the protein MNGNETVLSDYLQMFWQFSWPQWIVFSLISNVFLYLFSIGLCVFIDKTCRKSLLQEKDHPVSASDFYLSLFTVICNSLVMLIGVFLWKDGWIELDNSQSGMRIGLEIIALLLFMDLFMYFFHYAAHLPFVYKMIHGKHHEHVSTNYLSLFVLHPFETIGFGLMMLVLLMCYDFSAISISIYLFINLIWGTVGHLNREFFPASFDRFLVGTTRFHNQHHLDETKNFGFYTSIWDRLFGTYK; this is encoded by the coding sequence ATGAATGGTAATGAGACCGTACTTTCCGATTATTTACAGATGTTTTGGCAGTTTTCCTGGCCACAATGGATCGTGTTTAGCCTGATTAGCAATGTTTTTCTGTATTTATTTTCAATTGGATTGTGTGTTTTCATTGATAAAACCTGCCGTAAAAGTCTATTGCAGGAAAAAGATCATCCTGTTTCTGCATCAGATTTTTATCTAAGCCTTTTTACCGTTATCTGTAACAGTCTTGTCATGCTGATAGGCGTGTTTTTGTGGAAGGATGGCTGGATTGAGCTGGACAATTCACAATCAGGTATGAGGATCGGCCTGGAAATTATAGCATTACTTCTTTTCATGGATCTATTCATGTACTTCTTTCATTATGCCGCCCATTTACCTTTTGTCTATAAAATGATCCATGGAAAGCACCATGAGCATGTAAGTACCAATTATCTGAGCCTTTTTGTTCTTCATCCTTTTGAAACTATAGGTTTTGGACTTATGATGCTGGTTTTGCTTATGTGTTATGATTTTTCTGCGATTTCCATATCTATTTATCTGTTTATTAATCTTATTTGGGGAACCGTAGGGCATTTGAATCGGGAATTTTTTCCTGCCAGTTTTGACCGATTTTTGGTGGGAACCACTAGGTTTCATAACCAGCATCATTTGGATGAAACAAAGAATTTTGGGTTTTATACCTCTATCTGGGACAGGCTATTTGGGACCTATAAATAG
- a CDS encoding T9SS-dependent choice-of-anchor J family protein codes for MKKIILSSVLFLSQLATAQTLVWGNTFDTPADLQGWTFHDLNANNNGWIQGANIYHNGTSLTYGSAGVLRHSTNLVPTGSAAGFGTEDDWIISPEIDLTSASGTIQLTSSIGRQRASHTIVSRDLYIYVSTPQKQVPVLADFQAMTVDGSGNYLQSPYKIQVGSSLNPFPADLTQFVESLVDLSAFAGKKIYIGMWANRNASGNNIMNINIDEMAIYATSNTLSTKDVKKKENLTKIAENPAKEYLQLKLNPALKENKTTVYLYNAAGQKVLATQYSKSINIANLSEGVYIVEVTDGKATERLSFIKK; via the coding sequence ATGAAAAAAATAATTTTATCATCTGTTCTGTTTTTATCTCAGCTGGCTACAGCACAAACTCTGGTATGGGGAAATACTTTTGATACTCCCGCTGATCTTCAGGGATGGACATTCCATGATCTGAATGCTAATAACAACGGGTGGATTCAAGGAGCCAATATTTATCATAATGGTACTTCTTTAACCTATGGAAGTGCCGGTGTTTTAAGACATTCAACAAACCTGGTTCCGACCGGAAGTGCAGCAGGATTCGGGACTGAAGATGACTGGATTATTTCTCCTGAGATCGATCTTACAAGTGCATCAGGAACAATTCAACTTACTTCTTCTATTGGAAGACAGAGAGCTTCCCATACTATTGTGAGCAGAGATCTTTATATCTATGTAAGTACCCCTCAAAAACAAGTTCCTGTTTTAGCCGATTTCCAGGCGATGACGGTAGACGGATCAGGAAATTATCTTCAGAGTCCCTATAAAATACAGGTGGGTTCTTCGTTAAATCCTTTTCCGGCAGATCTTACTCAGTTTGTAGAAAGTCTTGTAGATCTTTCAGCTTTTGCAGGAAAGAAAATTTATATTGGTATGTGGGCCAACAGAAATGCCAGTGGGAATAATATCATGAATATCAATATTGATGAAATGGCTATTTATGCCACATCAAATACCTTGAGCACAAAGGATGTAAAAAAGAAAGAAAATCTGACGAAAATTGCAGAAAACCCGGCAAAAGAGTACTTACAGCTAAAGCTTAACCCTGCACTAAAAGAAAATAAGACAACAGTTTATCTTTATAATGCAGCAGGACAGAAAGTTCTTGCCACTCAGTATTCAAAATCAATCAATATAGCGAATTTATCAGAAGGAGTATATATAGTGGAAGTAACTGATGGAAAGGCTACAGAACGTTTAAGCTTTATTAAAAAATAA
- a CDS encoding ATP-binding cassette domain-containing protein, producing the protein MENIEITKARQNNLKNISIQIPKYKIVVFTGVSGSGKSSLVFETIGAEAQRQINETQNSFIRNRLQHYGIPDVDKIENLNVPIIINQKRLGGNARSTVGTAADVYASLRLLFSRMGHPFVGYSNVFSFNNPQGMCTECEGLGFVQTVDIKTLIDQTKSLNEGAIQFPTFQPGGWRLTRYTQSGYFDNDKKLKDFTSQELDILLYAIEHKPKHPDENWGKTVKYEGIIPRIEKTFLKKDSKENLTRKDALRNVVVTKECPSCQGKRLNEKILSCKIKGKNIADCTALSIDELLEFINSLESEAYEVIIKELSGKLQNIINIGLQYLTLERSTNTLSGGESQRIKMVKSLGNSLVDLLYIFDEPSIGLHPKDLENINHMIQQIKDKGNSVLVVEHDPDVIKRADWIIDMGPGSGKNGGEVIYEGDFTNLKKSKGKTGAYFKRKTAIKGLYRKPKGYLEIRNANLHNLKNISVNIPVGVMTVVTGVAGSGKSTLINHVLPAFYQDLTVIDQSLFTASNRSNLLTYLNLSDTVRKLFSECNHVSEKLFSRNSEGACKNCKGLGVEKIDLAFMDDIEQPCEVCGGSGFDPKVLQYQYHHQNIVDVMNMTVLEAKDSFTDKNIAKSIDLLIKLGLDYLTLGQRLDSFSGGERQRLKLTRELKNTNQIIVLDEPSTGLHPSDTQKLLSFFNDLVDQNNTLIVIEHNLDIIAQADWIIDIGPGAGKFGGKVLFEGTPEKLLKNNISYTAEFLRKHIE; encoded by the coding sequence ATGGAAAACATAGAAATTACAAAGGCAAGACAGAATAATCTCAAAAATATTTCCATACAAATACCCAAATATAAGATCGTTGTTTTTACGGGAGTATCAGGTTCTGGGAAATCTTCTCTGGTATTTGAGACCATAGGAGCAGAGGCACAGCGTCAGATTAATGAAACACAGAACAGTTTCATCAGGAATCGGTTACAGCATTACGGAATCCCGGATGTAGATAAAATTGAAAACCTGAATGTTCCTATTATCATCAATCAGAAGAGATTGGGCGGAAATGCACGTTCCACAGTAGGAACCGCGGCAGATGTTTATGCTTCTCTGAGGCTCTTGTTTTCAAGAATGGGACATCCTTTTGTAGGGTATTCCAATGTGTTTTCGTTCAATAACCCGCAGGGAATGTGTACTGAATGCGAGGGGTTGGGTTTTGTACAGACAGTGGATATTAAAACCCTTATCGATCAGACAAAATCTTTAAATGAGGGAGCAATTCAGTTTCCAACCTTTCAGCCCGGAGGATGGCGTTTAACAAGATATACACAGTCTGGCTATTTTGATAATGATAAAAAGTTGAAAGATTTTACTTCCCAGGAGTTAGACATTTTGTTATACGCAATAGAGCATAAACCTAAACATCCGGATGAAAATTGGGGGAAAACTGTAAAATATGAAGGAATTATTCCCCGAATTGAAAAAACATTTCTAAAAAAAGATTCCAAAGAAAACCTGACAAGAAAAGATGCTTTGCGTAATGTGGTGGTCACGAAGGAATGCCCATCCTGCCAGGGAAAAAGGTTGAATGAAAAGATTTTGAGCTGTAAGATCAAAGGTAAAAATATAGCAGACTGTACAGCGCTTTCCATTGATGAGCTATTGGAGTTTATCAACAGTCTGGAATCAGAAGCTTATGAAGTAATTATTAAAGAACTTTCCGGAAAGCTGCAGAATATCATTAATATCGGTTTACAGTATCTTACACTGGAGCGAAGTACCAACACACTTTCAGGAGGTGAATCTCAACGGATAAAAATGGTGAAAAGTTTGGGAAATAGTCTCGTAGACTTGCTCTATATCTTTGATGAACCAAGTATTGGTTTACACCCTAAGGATCTTGAGAATATTAATCACATGATACAACAGATCAAGGATAAAGGCAACTCTGTTTTGGTAGTGGAGCATGATCCGGATGTTATCAAAAGGGCCGATTGGATCATAGATATGGGACCGGGCTCAGGAAAAAATGGCGGTGAGGTAATTTATGAAGGCGATTTTACCAATTTAAAAAAATCTAAAGGAAAAACAGGGGCTTATTTTAAGAGAAAGACTGCTATTAAAGGCTTGTACCGAAAGCCTAAAGGTTATCTTGAGATCAGAAATGCTAATCTCCATAACCTTAAAAATATAAGTGTCAATATCCCGGTAGGGGTTATGACTGTTGTTACCGGCGTAGCGGGTTCCGGAAAAAGTACTTTAATTAATCATGTTCTGCCTGCATTTTATCAGGATTTAACGGTGATAGACCAGTCTTTGTTTACAGCAAGTAACCGCTCTAATCTTTTAACCTATTTAAACCTCTCTGATACTGTACGAAAATTGTTTTCAGAATGTAATCATGTTTCGGAAAAACTTTTTAGCCGGAATAGTGAAGGAGCCTGTAAAAATTGTAAGGGATTGGGAGTGGAAAAGATAGATTTAGCTTTTATGGATGATATAGAACAGCCATGTGAAGTATGTGGTGGTTCCGGGTTTGATCCGAAAGTTCTTCAATATCAATATCATCATCAAAATATTGTTGATGTAATGAATATGACGGTATTAGAGGCAAAGGATTCTTTTACAGATAAAAATATTGCCAAAAGCATTGATCTCCTGATAAAACTGGGGCTGGATTATCTGACATTAGGGCAACGGCTGGATAGTTTTTCCGGAGGCGAAAGGCAGCGTTTGAAACTCACCAGAGAACTGAAGAATACGAATCAGATTATTGTGCTGGATGAGCCAAGTACAGGGCTTCATCCAAGCGATACTCAAAAGCTGCTGTCTTTTTTTAATGATCTTGTAGACCAGAATAATACATTAATTGTTATAGAACACAACCTGGACATTATTGCTCAGGCTGACTGGATTATTGATATCGGTCCAGGTGCCGGAAAATTTGGCGGAAAAGTTCTGTTTGAAGGAACACCTGAAAAATTATTGAAAAATAACATCTCTTATACTGCGGAATTTTTGAGAAAACATATTGAATAA
- a CDS encoding TonB-dependent receptor — MKKIFTSVLFCASIFFYAQTGTLSGNINDDSKIALPGAKISLSPGNIYTTSDEHGNFVFLNVPPGNYTMKVDYLGYGTHQYDVIIASDKNTQQNIIFNKKETSIGEIVVSGATLKNQARALNKQKNNSNITNVISSDQIGRFPDANIGDALKRVPGITIQNDQGEARNLIIRGLAPNLNSVTLNGDRIPSAEGDNRNVQMDLIPSDMISTIEVNKTLTPDMDADAIGGSVNLITRASPNGQRISATLAGGYNPIREKGNYTAGLVYGNRFLNKKLGAVFSFSYNNNNFGSDNIEPVWSQANDRAQTVYVSKMGVRHYNEHRIRHSFDLNMDYEFNSKNKIYASAMYNFRNDKENRFALGYKIKPVYNADESEIIDWKGSITRQNKGGDAANDNTRLEKQKVQNYALRGEHLLGSKVDLDWSMNYAIASEDKPHQRYIEFENSKMNFSPDLSNPRTPMFNLLAADNLGSYKLSDLSDANSYTQEKEFGAKVNVRFPFSVIDGQKGRLRTGARLRLKEKERENDFYAFTPTSSMGSLLSVPTQYLDGHNFQPGNYVPGAFVDPAYLGGLDLFNPALFNGKSKPSKFLSNNYSAKEQIYAGYIRWDQDFNDKLSMIVGARVETTKIDYTGNYVMNESDLVGKINNTNTYTNVLPNLSFKYVPVQDLVLRAAFTTALARPNYYSLVPYLNVISEDEIVSAGNPNLKATYAYNFDFMAEKYFKSVGILSGGIFYKNLKDFIYTFSRRNYTANDFANDFAGQSNPIPAGESNWKFTQQRNGDNVDIYGFEVALQRQLDFIPGAFWKGMGIYVNYTYTHSKAKGITNEEGTERTDVGFPGAAPHMFNGSLSWENKRFSARVSMNYASHYIDELGGKSFDDRYYDKQFFLDANASYKITSQLRFFAEANNLTNQPLRYYQGIPSRTAQAEYYRPRFTLGVKFDF; from the coding sequence GTGAAGAAAATTTTTACATCTGTTTTATTTTGTGCTTCTATTTTTTTTTATGCACAAACCGGCACTCTTTCCGGAAACATTAATGACGACTCTAAAATTGCACTGCCGGGAGCTAAAATCTCCTTAAGTCCGGGTAATATCTATACAACATCCGATGAGCATGGAAATTTTGTATTTCTGAATGTTCCACCCGGAAATTACACCATGAAAGTAGATTATCTGGGGTATGGTACGCATCAGTATGATGTGATTATCGCGTCTGACAAAAATACCCAACAGAACATTATTTTCAATAAAAAGGAAACAAGTATTGGGGAAATTGTGGTTTCCGGAGCTACGTTGAAGAATCAGGCAAGAGCTTTAAACAAGCAAAAGAACAACTCCAACATCACGAATGTGATCTCTTCCGATCAAATCGGACGTTTTCCTGATGCCAATATCGGAGATGCCTTAAAACGTGTCCCTGGGATTACGATACAGAACGATCAGGGTGAAGCCAGAAATCTAATCATCAGAGGTCTTGCTCCCAATCTGAACTCTGTGACCTTAAATGGAGACAGGATTCCTTCTGCTGAAGGCGATAACCGAAATGTTCAGATGGACCTTATTCCTTCTGATATGATCTCTACCATTGAAGTTAATAAAACCCTTACTCCTGATATGGATGCCGATGCCATCGGTGGTTCAGTAAACCTGATTACCAGAGCTTCTCCTAACGGACAAAGGATCTCTGCAACATTGGCGGGCGGATACAATCCTATCCGTGAAAAGGGAAACTATACTGCAGGATTGGTCTATGGAAACCGTTTCCTGAATAAAAAACTAGGAGCTGTATTCAGTTTTTCCTATAACAACAATAATTTTGGTTCAGACAATATAGAACCCGTATGGAGCCAGGCCAATGATAGGGCTCAAACGGTTTATGTAAGTAAAATGGGCGTTCGTCACTATAATGAGCACCGCATCAGACATAGTTTTGATTTGAATATGGATTATGAATTTAATTCTAAAAACAAGATCTATGCTTCAGCCATGTATAATTTCAGAAATGATAAGGAAAACAGATTTGCATTAGGCTATAAAATAAAACCGGTTTACAATGCAGATGAATCTGAAATTATAGACTGGAAAGGCAGTATCACAAGGCAAAACAAAGGCGGAGATGCCGCTAATGACAATACCCGCCTTGAAAAGCAAAAAGTTCAAAATTACGCCTTAAGAGGAGAACATTTATTGGGCTCCAAAGTTGACCTCGATTGGTCTATGAATTATGCTATTGCAAGTGAAGACAAACCCCATCAGCGATATATAGAATTTGAGAACAGTAAAATGAACTTTTCTCCGGACCTTAGCAACCCAAGAACTCCTATGTTCAATCTTCTTGCAGCAGACAACCTGGGAAGCTATAAATTAAGCGATCTTTCTGATGCTAATAGCTATACTCAGGAAAAGGAATTTGGAGCTAAGGTGAATGTACGTTTTCCGTTTTCTGTAATTGATGGTCAAAAAGGAAGACTTCGTACCGGTGCAAGGCTTCGTTTGAAAGAGAAAGAAAGAGAGAATGACTTTTATGCATTTACACCTACGAGCAGCATGGGAAGCCTTCTGTCTGTGCCTACACAATATCTTGACGGACATAACTTTCAGCCAGGAAATTATGTTCCGGGGGCATTTGTTGATCCTGCCTATTTAGGTGGATTGGATCTGTTTAATCCTGCCTTATTCAATGGAAAATCCAAACCTTCAAAATTCCTTTCCAACAATTATAGCGCAAAAGAGCAAATCTATGCAGGATATATCCGTTGGGACCAGGATTTTAATGATAAACTCTCTATGATCGTAGGAGCTCGTGTAGAAACCACCAAAATTGATTATACCGGAAATTACGTTATGAATGAGAGTGATCTGGTGGGAAAAATCAATAATACCAATACCTACACCAATGTCCTTCCTAACCTGTCTTTTAAATATGTTCCGGTTCAGGATCTTGTCCTTCGTGCAGCATTTACCACTGCCCTTGCCCGCCCCAATTATTACTCGTTGGTACCTTATCTTAACGTTATTTCAGAAGACGAAATTGTTTCAGCGGGAAATCCTAACCTGAAAGCAACCTACGCTTACAATTTCGATTTCATGGCAGAAAAGTACTTTAAGTCTGTGGGAATTCTGTCCGGAGGTATTTTTTACAAAAACCTGAAAGACTTTATTTATACTTTTTCCCGCAGAAATTATACGGCTAATGATTTTGCCAACGATTTTGCAGGACAGTCCAATCCTATTCCTGCAGGAGAAAGCAACTGGAAGTTTACCCAACAGCGTAATGGTGATAATGTAGACATTTATGGTTTTGAAGTCGCTTTACAAAGACAATTGGATTTTATTCCTGGAGCATTCTGGAAAGGTATGGGAATTTACGTAAACTATACCTATACCCATTCAAAGGCTAAAGGAATTACGAATGAAGAAGGTACTGAAAGAACGGATGTAGGCTTTCCGGGAGCTGCTCCCCATATGTTCAACGGATCGCTTTCATGGGAAAACAAACGTTTTTCTGCCAGAGTTTCCATGAATTATGCTTCTCATTATATTGATGAACTGGGTGGTAAATCTTTTGATGACCGCTATTATGATAAACAGTTTTTCCTGGATGCCAATGCTTCCTATAAAATTACAAGCCAGCTAAGGTTTTTTGCAGAAGCCAATAATCTTACCAATCAGCCGTTAAGATATTACCAGGGTATTCCAAGCAGAACGGCACAGGCAGAATACTACAGACCCAGATTTACCCTAGGAGTGAAATTCGATTTTTAA
- a CDS encoding DUF4236 domain-containing protein — MAWSYRKRIKIIPGVHLNFSKRGISTTIGVKGASINFGKSGTTVNTNVLGFSTRHKLSGSPSRPKPVSSYPAIPEAQPYLLEENIFSADIHEITSQNMQGIKEAIILAQQQKKDLNSDLRKITRALSATKAKKILSYVFLYGLIKKEIPQNSDRDIKTQQEAIKQTKEMIEKCYVNLEIDFDSDIKRKFEKAYESFKKLTTSQKIWDITSAHFQDRVATRSSAGTIVSRRQVNFELRAISYIKSDYQALYMKNANGADIYIYPTFIVMYTNETNFAIIGINELNFQQTYTRFTETSTVPRDSKIIGQTWAKVNKNGTRDKRFKSNYQIPVVRYGNIRLSTQTGLREEYEFSNYELTEEFGKAFREFQSEFRS; from the coding sequence ATGGCTTGGAGCTACAGAAAGAGAATCAAAATAATACCTGGTGTACACCTTAATTTTAGTAAAAGAGGAATATCTACTACTATTGGTGTAAAAGGAGCCAGTATTAACTTCGGCAAATCCGGAACAACTGTTAATACTAATGTTCTTGGATTTTCTACCCGTCATAAACTGTCCGGTTCTCCATCAAGACCTAAGCCAGTTTCATCTTATCCCGCGATTCCTGAAGCTCAACCTTACCTTTTAGAAGAAAATATTTTCAGTGCTGATATTCATGAAATTACAAGCCAAAACATGCAGGGCATTAAAGAAGCTATTATTTTAGCTCAGCAGCAGAAAAAAGATCTGAATTCTGATCTCAGAAAAATTACCCGGGCGCTTTCTGCTACAAAGGCAAAAAAAATTCTAAGCTATGTATTTCTTTATGGACTTATTAAGAAAGAAATTCCGCAAAATTCAGATCGTGATATCAAAACCCAGCAGGAAGCTATTAAGCAGACAAAAGAAATGATTGAGAAATGCTATGTAAATCTCGAAATTGATTTTGACAGTGATATTAAAAGAAAATTTGAAAAAGCATATGAATCTTTCAAAAAGCTTACTACTTCTCAGAAAATATGGGATATCACCAGTGCCCATTTTCAGGATAGAGTTGCAACGCGTTCTTCTGCAGGTACAATCGTGAGCAGAAGACAGGTTAATTTTGAATTGAGAGCTATTTCTTATATAAAGTCAGATTATCAAGCATTGTACATGAAAAATGCAAATGGAGCGGATATTTACATTTATCCTACTTTCATTGTCATGTATACCAACGAAACTAACTTTGCCATTATTGGAATTAATGAACTGAATTTTCAGCAAACTTACACCCGTTTCACAGAAACTTCAACGGTTCCCAGGGATTCCAAAATCATTGGCCAGACTTGGGCTAAGGTCAATAAAAATGGCACACGAGACAAAAGATTCAAAAGTAATTATCAGATCCCGGTAGTGCGTTATGGAAATATAAGACTTTCTACCCAAACGGGACTTCGGGAAGAATACGAATTCAGCAATTATGAACTCACAGAGGAATTTGGCAAAGCGTTCAGAGAATTTCAGTCAGAATTCAGATCTTAA
- a CDS encoding phytase, producing MKKITYYIAALATLPFVMSCKGQNQSAEKLKPTVITETVVHDTDDPAIWINPKDASKSIIIGTDKDTDGGLYVFDLNGKITHKALGLKRPNNVDIEYGFVLNGKKTDIAAVTERETNKVKLYSLPELKEVGEISVFEGETERGPMGISMYKKPETGNIFVIVGRKSGPKNGYLWQYKLSEKNGSITGDVVRKFGKYSGLKEIESIAVDDELGYIYYSDEQFGVHQYYADPAKGNEELLVFGQGDFTSDVEGISIYPTSKNKGYILVSDQQNDSFNVYLRENPAKGKIAAIPVSTLESDGSEVTNVNLGPKFPKGVFVAMSNGRVFHMYDWRLIEERIQTAIKTKQ from the coding sequence ATGAAGAAGATAACATATTATATAGCGGCACTTGCAACTCTTCCTTTCGTGATGAGCTGCAAAGGGCAAAACCAATCAGCAGAAAAATTAAAACCAACTGTTATTACAGAAACCGTAGTGCATGATACCGATGATCCTGCCATATGGATCAATCCCAAAGATGCCTCAAAGAGTATCATCATCGGGACAGATAAAGATACTGATGGCGGATTGTATGTCTTTGATCTGAATGGTAAAATCACCCATAAAGCATTAGGGCTTAAACGTCCTAATAACGTGGATATTGAATATGGTTTTGTGTTAAATGGTAAAAAGACAGACATTGCAGCAGTTACAGAGCGCGAAACCAATAAAGTAAAGCTGTATTCTCTTCCTGAGCTGAAAGAGGTTGGCGAAATATCGGTATTCGAAGGAGAAACAGAACGTGGACCAATGGGAATTTCTATGTATAAAAAACCGGAAACAGGAAATATTTTTGTGATTGTTGGAAGAAAATCCGGACCAAAAAACGGTTATTTATGGCAATATAAGCTTTCGGAAAAGAACGGAAGTATCACTGGAGATGTTGTCCGCAAGTTTGGAAAATACAGCGGTTTAAAAGAGATAGAAAGTATCGCAGTGGACGATGAACTGGGATATATTTATTACTCTGATGAACAATTTGGCGTTCACCAATATTATGCAGATCCGGCAAAAGGAAATGAAGAGCTTCTTGTTTTCGGACAAGGAGATTTTACATCTGATGTAGAGGGTATATCCATCTATCCTACTTCCAAAAACAAAGGATATATTTTGGTTTCCGATCAACAGAATGATTCTTTTAATGTTTATCTGAGAGAAAACCCTGCCAAAGGAAAAATTGCTGCCATCCCTGTTTCTACTCTTGAAAGTGATGGTTCGGAAGTAACGAACGTAAATTTAGGTCCAAAATTTCCAAAAGGAGTCTTTGTAGCCATGAGTAACGGGAGAGTTTTTCATATGTATGACTGGAGGCTTATTGAGGAGAGAATTCAAACCGCTATAAAAACAAAACAGTGA
- a CDS encoding MarR family winged helix-turn-helix transcriptional regulator, whose product MKPIEKKFFDTFTDFQCLILAHMNKGDINGITASHYNIIEFVLRKKGSTGKEIASAFKITPAAVSKQLKPLINNDFITQEQDETDRRKFILSATEKGKFVIENSETFRKKITRQTMVILSPAELEQFNNLLSKVLSEIKL is encoded by the coding sequence ATGAAACCCATTGAAAAAAAATTTTTTGATACTTTTACCGATTTCCAATGCCTTATCCTTGCCCACATGAACAAGGGAGATATCAATGGTATAACAGCATCCCATTATAACATCATTGAATTTGTCTTGCGTAAAAAAGGATCAACAGGAAAAGAGATCGCTTCCGCCTTTAAAATCACTCCGGCAGCAGTTTCAAAGCAGCTGAAACCCCTTATCAACAATGATTTTATTACTCAGGAACAGGATGAGACAGATCGCAGAAAATTCATACTCTCTGCTACTGAAAAAGGAAAATTTGTAATTGAAAACTCTGAAACATTCCGAAAAAAAATTACCCGACAAACTATGGTGATACTTAGCCCGGCTGAACTTGAACAATTTAACAATCTGTTAAGCAAGGTCCTGAGTGAAATTAAACTTTAA
- a CDS encoding S41 family peptidase → MRKFLKFQFIAIIIIFISCANNDDNAPVFPEGSTESVNLWVQDSLKRYYYWADQMPSKPDYHLPVKDFFKSLLAPQDRFSFIVNTEDPSSYPRSIRNMYGFDYTVIQQANGEVITVIKLVLKDSPAFNAGLERGMIITRINGKTVTAGNAESITSAMKDLTVLDLTVGNWNNGAITDEKEIKVYYGLSFEQPLLSRIFEKNGKKAGYLYIYDFPDGMTQKLSQKFAEFKAAGVQELILDLRYNYGGSVSAAAALCSLIPSGITSVSPFITFKGNKNGGEVKRTFSQQIAYDPKALDFNTLRTNALGLNKVYILTSNSTASAAEIVINNLKPYLQVIQVGDITLGKDMAGFTIEDRRKPQKIRWQMHPVIYKVYNANGSGEYSNGILPQVSVNEYAVLPLLPLGDRNETLISSVLNGSYFKSVNDETSSGEVKILYQSDVPPIAVGKDL, encoded by the coding sequence ATGAGAAAATTTTTAAAATTTCAGTTCATAGCCATTATTATCATTTTTATTTCATGTGCGAATAATGATGATAATGCTCCTGTTTTTCCTGAAGGAAGCACAGAATCCGTTAATCTTTGGGTACAGGATAGTTTGAAACGGTATTATTATTGGGCAGATCAGATGCCGTCTAAACCGGACTATCACCTTCCTGTAAAAGATTTTTTTAAAAGCCTGCTCGCCCCTCAGGATCGTTTCTCCTTTATTGTCAATACTGAGGATCCTTCCAGTTATCCACGTTCTATCCGTAATATGTATGGTTTCGATTATACTGTTATCCAACAGGCAAACGGAGAAGTGATAACGGTTATTAAATTGGTTCTGAAAGATTCTCCGGCATTCAATGCCGGTCTTGAACGGGGAATGATTATTACTAGAATTAACGGGAAAACAGTAACAGCAGGGAATGCAGAGTCCATAACTTCAGCTATGAAAGATCTCACCGTTTTGGATCTTACTGTAGGAAATTGGAATAATGGAGCCATTACTGATGAAAAGGAGATTAAAGTATATTATGGATTATCCTTTGAACAGCCGTTATTGTCCAGAATATTCGAGAAAAACGGTAAGAAGGCAGGCTATCTGTATATTTATGATTTCCCGGATGGAATGACCCAGAAACTCAGCCAGAAATTTGCCGAATTTAAAGCTGCCGGAGTACAGGAACTGATCCTCGATCTCCGGTACAATTACGGTGGATCGGTATCAGCAGCAGCAGCTCTTTGCTCTCTGATTCCTTCCGGAATAACATCTGTTTCTCCATTCATTACGTTTAAAGGAAATAAAAACGGCGGTGAAGTAAAAAGAACATTTTCTCAACAGATCGCTTATGATCCGAAAGCTCTTGATTTTAATACTTTACGTACAAATGCTTTAGGCTTGAATAAAGTGTATATTCTGACTTCAAACAGTACCGCTTCTGCGGCGGAAATAGTCATTAATAATCTGAAGCCCTATCTTCAGGTTATTCAGGTAGGAGATATTACGTTAGGAAAAGATATGGCAGGATTTACGATAGAAGACAGACGTAAGCCCCAAAAAATCCGTTGGCAGATGCATCCGGTAATTTATAAAGTATATAATGCCAATGGCTCCGGAGAGTACAGTAACGGAATTTTGCCGCAAGTTTCTGTTAATGAATATGCTGTATTGCCTTTGTTGCCTTTAGGTGATCGCAATGAAACTCTTATTTCTTCCGTGCTAAACGGATCTTATTTTAAATCTGTAAACGATGAAACATCTTCTGGGGAAGTTAAGATCTTGTATCAGAGTGATGTTCCGCCTATAGCCGTTGGCAAAGACTTATAA